One Brachyspira suanatina DNA segment encodes these proteins:
- a CDS encoding leucine-rich repeat domain-containing protein, protein MFMKLKLLLLLILLISCNNYKVTDPFYLDESYSNSDIPVSNIPENVDPKYFIKSDYKEDKIELIMQEYFNEYNCYIIFLKDTKDNIDKNNIISTINTIIKKEKYLKGVSLDLSRTDIIKLADNSFTDNKNLIHVKLPDTITTIGIGAFSGCLVLKTINFPASITEIAQEAFKSCRSLYLADISKTKMTIINNGIFNDCASLITIILPETIMDGINSKAFYDCVSLKTINIPSKTKIIGDAVFYNCKSLESIRLNANITGIGDRVFSGCPVLKNIEYAGNKSSDITSIGIDIFDSQLTAINLYLPNVKSDDGSWDNFLGYDWKNKGSIIFGKSMPN, encoded by the coding sequence ATGTTCATGAAGTTAAAATTATTATTATTACTTATACTATTAATATCATGCAATAATTATAAAGTTACAGATCCATTTTATTTAGATGAATCATATAGCAACAGTGATATCCCTGTTTCTAATATACCGGAAAATGTAGACCCAAAATATTTTATAAAATCAGATTATAAAGAAGATAAAATAGAATTGATAATGCAGGAATATTTTAACGAATATAATTGCTATATAATCTTTTTAAAAGATACTAAAGATAATATAGATAAAAATAATATAATAAGCACCATTAATACAATCATAAAAAAAGAGAAGTATCTTAAAGGTGTTTCTCTTGATTTAAGCAGAACAGATATTATAAAATTAGCAGATAATTCATTTACTGATAATAAAAATTTAATTCATGTAAAATTACCTGATACTATAACAACTATAGGTATAGGTGCATTTTCAGGTTGTTTAGTTTTAAAAACAATTAATTTTCCTGCTTCTATAACAGAAATTGCCCAAGAGGCATTCAAAAGCTGCAGATCTTTATATTTAGCAGATATTTCAAAAACAAAAATGACAATCATAAATAATGGAATATTTAATGACTGTGCTAGTTTAATTACTATTATACTTCCTGAAACTATAATGGACGGTATAAATTCAAAGGCATTCTATGACTGTGTATCATTAAAAACAATTAATATACCATCAAAAACAAAAATAATTGGAGATGCTGTATTCTATAACTGTAAATCATTGGAATCTATAAGATTAAATGCTAATATAACAGGAATAGGAGATAGAGTTTTTTCAGGATGTCCTGTTTTAAAAAATATAGAATATGCAGGAAATAAATCTTCAGATATAACATCCATAGGAATAGATATATTTGATTCTCAATTAACCGCAATAAATTTATATCTACCAAATGTAAAATCAGATGATGGAAGCTGGGACAATTTCTTGGGATATGACTGGAAAAATAAAGGTAGCATCATTTTTGGCAAATCTATGCCTAATTAA